The sequence GACGTGAGGGATGCCATCAGGAAGGACACCATCCTCATCTCTGTCATGTACGCGAACAACGAAACGGGGACTGTGATGCCCATCGCCGATATCGCCCGCATCGCCCGCGAAAGAGAGATCCTCTTTCATTCCGACATGGTGCAGGCCCTGGGCAAGATAGATGTGGATGTGACCTCCCTCGGCGTCGACCTCGCCAGCTTCTCGGGGCACAAGGTGTACGCCCCGAAGGGGGTGGGGGCCCTGTACATACGCGAGGGTCTCGCCATCGACAACCTCATTCACGGCGGCCACCAGGAATCGGGAAGACGGGCGGGTACGGAGAATGTCATCGGCATCGTGGCCTTCGGCAGGGCCTGCGAACTGGCGAGAGAGGAGATGAACGAACGGCGGGAGACCATCGAAGGCCTGCGGCGTCGCCTCCTCGACGGCATCCTGGAGCGCATCGATCACGTGCGCCTCAACGGACACCCCCTGCAGAGGGTCCCCAACACGCTCAACCTCAGCTTCGAGTTCATAGAATCGGAATCGCTTCTGCTTGCCCTCGACATGAAGGGCGTTGCCGTATCGTCCGGCTCTGCCTGTTCGTCGGGCTCCACGGAGCCCTCCCATGTCCTCACGGCAATGGGCATACCGGGGCCCCTGTGCCAGAGCGCGCTGCGCTTCAGCCTGGGATGCGAGAACAGTCCGGCCGACGTGGACTATGTCCTCGACATCCTTCCCGATCTCGTGGCCAAACTGCGGGAGATGTCACCGTTCTACAAAGGGTAGAAGACGGTTTC comes from Syntrophorhabdus sp. and encodes:
- the nifS gene encoding cysteine desulfurase NifS, producing the protein MSPSSKNVSTPRIYMDNNATTPIHPRVADAVRPFLDGLFGNPSSLHFAGRDIKETYEAAREQIAAVIGAKANDVVITSCGSEADNHAIKGIALRARKGHIITSAVEHPAVLNCCKHLETQGFPVTYLPVDGHGLVDPEDVRDAIRKDTILISVMYANNETGTVMPIADIARIAREREILFHSDMVQALGKIDVDVTSLGVDLASFSGHKVYAPKGVGALYIREGLAIDNLIHGGHQESGRRAGTENVIGIVAFGRACELAREEMNERRETIEGLRRRLLDGILERIDHVRLNGHPLQRVPNTLNLSFEFIESESLLLALDMKGVAVSSGSACSSGSTEPSHVLTAMGIPGPLCQSALRFSLGCENSPADVDYVLDILPDLVAKLREMSPFYKG